The genome window CTTAGCTTACCAGTGGTGGAACACTTTGATTTCAGTAGTACCGAGAGAGCGCATAACCTGGGAATTCTTCCAAACTGAGTTccgaaagaaatatattagttaGAGATTTCTAGATCAGAAACATAAAGAATTTCTTTAGCTCAAATAGGGTTGTATGTCTATGTCAGAGTATAAACGAGAGTTTATCAGATCGAGTAAATATGCCCAAGAATGCATTCTAATTGAAACGGCCATGTGTATAAGATTCGAAGAAgggttaaatgaagatataaagCTTTTAGTTGGAATTCTTGaactgaaagaatttgttgtctTAGTTGATCGGGCACATAAAGCCGAGGAGcttagtaaagagaaaagaaatgttGATTTTGACGCTAGGGACTCGAGAAAGAGATCGACTGGGATGTCATATCAGTCATCATCGAAGAGACCAAAAGAATATCACAACCTTTCCACAGTTTCAGTGGGGTATTCTAGTAGAGACAGAGGTAACCGACGTTCGAGTTCAAAGCCTCAAGCTACATCTGTAGCGAGTGTAGGTAGTGTCAGAGATAATAGGCCCGAGTGTAAGCACTATAATAGAGCACATTACGGTGAATGTAAATTGAAGAACGGAGCTTGTTTCAAGTGTAGTTCCTTCGAAcactatcttagagattgcccAGAGAAGTCtgagaaagaaaaagttcaAACTATGAGACCGAGCAACACTGCTGCGAGAagtagaccacctcgtaatctTGAAAATGTGAGTAATAGCCGTGGTGGAACAAAAGACTCTACTGTAAGGTTTGAAGCACGAGCACCAGCTATGGCTTACACTATTCGCGTACTAGAGGAAGCTTCTGCGCTAGATGTTATTACTGGcactttctctatttttgataCTGATGTTACTACTTTGATTGATGCGGGATCAACCCATTTGTATGTATGCACAAACTTGCACGAAGCCCATAATGGTAGCTTTTCTGTTCATCTgagaagtaataaaatgtacggtgatttgaaacaaatgtactaGTGGTTAGGAATGAAACGAcagattttttatttcttatcgAGATACATAGTTTGTCAGCAAGTtgaagctgaacatcaggtaccttctggattATTGCAGCCAGTAATGATACCGAAATGGAAATGGGATCTATTTACAATGGACTTTGTATTGGGTTTACCCCTATCTCCTAGAAAGAAATATGCAATTTGGGTTGTCATTGATCGTCTGACgaagtctgcacattttattctgGTACGTACAGATTTCTCCCTTGAGAGATTAGGtaagttatatgtttctgagattgtcagattgcATAGGGTaccaatttctattattttggatAGAGATCTATGGTTTACACCACGATTCTGGAAAAAAGTTATAGGAAGCTCTAGGTACGTggttgcattttagcactgcatttcatcctcagaccgatggtcagtccgagtgagtaattcagatacttgaggatatgcttCACTGTTGTGGATTAGACTTCGAAGCTAACTAGGAAAAACATTTACTGTTAATTAAAGTTTGATGTGTACAGATTTACTGTTATGGATTAGAATTCTAATCTGATGTGTCATAAAGTTAGTAACCGATTAGAATTCTGgctcgagaggttaaagaattgagaaataagagCATAGCTTTAGTAAAGGTTCTTTGGGAATGACACGGGATAGAGGAAGTCACCTGGGAACCCGAGGAAGCTATGATAAAGCAATATccgaacctcttttctggtaagattttcgaggatgaaaattcctttagggggagagttgtaacaacctgttttcaaAGAAATTAGAACATTGGTTTCGAGACCAAAATACGatgtcaaaatatttattttattattattttattgtctacagcatgatagtagtaCCGTACCAaacatttgttaaaaaattttatcgttttcatgcttaatttaataaaaccgactaaattgcataaagtgcaaaagaagtgttctagtagctaaaggtattaaatagctatagaaccttaaagtatgagtccttatgtggtaattagaccttCAATGAagatagtggatgtgcatggcttggtattattttattgtctacagcatgatagtagtaCCGTACCAaacatttgttaaaaaaatttatcgttttcatgcttaatttaataaaaccgactaaattgcataaagtgcaaaagaagtgttctagtagctaaaggtattaaatagctatagaaccttaaagtatgagtccttatgtggtaattagaccttCAATGaagttagtggatgtgcatggcttggtattattgaaatttggaataatttttaaggttgttttggtaattaagtaattaaaggttaaaattaaagaaaacaaaacattttcTTCATGCATTCATCTTCTCCACCGATTCTTCAAGGAAAAAACACCATTTTAGAGCGTTTTACATTTGGCTAGTACAAGTGCAAGCATGTAAGTaatttttgtcccatttttaatgatttttatattttcgagatcattgtaacttaatctagctagctcggggactaatttgtgaaactattaaactattaatgtTTCTCCATAAATGAATGTGTATGAGTTTTGTTGgtttatggaagaaaatggttagctgttgatagataaacaacttttgttaagtgatttttggtaaaattgtcaaatagggattaaattgaaaaatagaaaattatagatgctgaaattgtgaaataaatgaaatatagggcttgCTAGGGACCTATATGAAATTTGACTATAACGGGTTTTGgaaaaattgcatgaatttctatttttatgagttagagactaaattgaaaagaaatcaaaagtataggggaaaaattgtaattttgcgaaattatgaaattggattaaattgaatagaataattattgaattgagctaaatttatccATTTAGATCAAGGCAAACCTTGTACGGCTTTAGATCAGGGCAaagttaaatttcatattaGTCTCCTCCGTATCTATGTTtaattatcgaggtaagttcgtgtaattatattgaatatatatgtttttaattgaattatacatgtattgtgaattttcatatttatataccGAATGCATATCCAACAGTGTTATGTCGACAACATTAAAGTTACGTAAAAACTATTCGTTGTAAAATCccaatattacaaaaattttagtctAAAAGACGCTTACGTACgtaaaacccaaaattcataCCACAATATTCAAAGTAAAACTTACAATTCAAACCGCTCATTTATAAATCTGGAATTTatgaaaatacttttaaagCTAATTCTAAAACGTGACTGTCCGAGACTTCCGACGTGCTGAGTCCAACAATAGTATACAAAATACCTGAAAAAGGGAAACTAAGTggggtgagctacacgagctcagtgtgagaaCGAAATGTCagaaaaacgaaaaattaaGTACCATCATAGAAGAAAATCTATGATGGCAATCCGGTATCCAAATAATCATCACAACCAAAATAGACAGATTGGTACTGAGTACGACGATCTATATACCATTAATCTCGCAATCAGGCAAACAGACAGACAAAATGCGGAACAAATGCATCAACATGAAACCCATTAATCCAGCCAAACATCTCTCCGTCCCCCATTCACATCACAGATGAGCTATAAGAAGCTCAACCAGCCCTGCACACTGTATAGGACCTCGAAagcccatccaaccctacacaccatgcatGTGAAACAAAGCCACGTAAATAACAGTATGCAGCTATGCTACCAGAAGTATCATACTATGCGATAAACCGCTATACAGATGTATTGCAGTTGAAACTACTAAATCAGATCAGACTTCCTTCTCTTCATATCCAAAACCCGAAATCATAATGCAAATGCAAGAATGCACACCAAAAACTGTCAATTACACAGGCACAGAAGCTCGTTATCAGTCAATCAATTATAGAATCGATGTATATAGTTTCCAGACAGTCACACACACACTCacatcacttaaccactaaagcaaataCTCATTTATTAGGCAATATCACCTTAACGAGTCATTTCACTAATTAAACGATTGCATATAATAGATATGTCTGAGTCAAAACAAAGTCCTGATTACCTTACTAAGACCTAGCCAAGGGTCGGAACAAACAGAACCACAAACAGGTCATAAATCAACACAATACAAAATTTGGTGAGGTAGgaccacatggccgtgtggaaaTGCCTAGGCCGTGTGGGGGTCTACACACCTATGTGGAGGccacacacacccgtgtgaaaGCCACACATGCCCATGTTaaggggacacatgcccgtgtaagcagcctgtgtaactcactgtccaaaaatgctaaaaattaaaaacagaaaAGACATGGCAATGTGGAGatctcacacgcccgtgtgggacacatgcccgtgtgagcAGCCTATGTAAcgcccgtgtggctaggccgtgtggtaCTAAAAATCATCGAAAACCATAAATTCCCAATTgtacatggccgtgtggactACCCATGTGCGGCACAGACCCgtgtggtcacgaaaccacGCCGAAATAGCCCAGAAAACACAAATTTCGACATCAAAAGATTCTTATCCTCTAACAATGAAAAAACACACCCTAACTAGtcaaattttactcaatttaacAACAATACAATGTTATAATTATGCAATCATCGAAACACTCGAAAATAccaaatttcacaaaaatgatataataattcacgattaaattaaaaagctACGAAACCCACACTTGAATTTGCTATTCCAAACACCAAAGAAGATCAGAACGCCTCCTcaacaaaattctaaaatctCTACTCGAAACCTTGAACTACCCAAACAccataaatgaaaaataaagagaagagaagaaaaataaaaactgacAAGAGAGAGTGGGGAGAGAAACAATAGAATGTGAAAGTGATTTAGGGAAGGTTTatccaaaaatcataattaaaattcaaattaaaataggtattttggactttaaaacaaactaaattaaaattatttccccAAACCACACAAATGACTGCTCGAACTCAGAACCCGGAGGTACGCTAACACACACCAAATCACTAGACCAGCAGGCCTATTCTGACACTAAAATACGGACACGACTTCAAATATCCGATCTAACCACTGACACTACCTACAAATCACAAAATTTCTAGCCCCAAATTTGAGGTGTTACAGATGATATATGCATATGATATATGACttaatgttgtgctcatccatgattATATTGCCTATGTTACATGATtaaatgactaacatgtttggtgtacatgctttgaccaagttgtggttggattatgtcATGTTTAACTTACTTATtgtgtattgaaatggtaagttgtgttttacattatacgaacttactaagcattttatgcttaatctatgttatttttcatgttttatagtaaatcgaaagctcgttcgtgttggaagcttgtcggagttatatcacactatccatcggttaTATCAGTACTTTTGGTGTTTTAAGTtgtggttataatggcatgtataggtattttggttgatgaagtagccatttgttttggcttgtgtttATGGTATTTTGGGGAATGATATGAACTAGTTTTAGTATGTAAATATTTGGCTTTAAAGTGGTTGATATCTTGGCTCATGATGCTTGAATGAATTAAGACGGAATGGTAGTTAAAATGCATGTTATAAATGTCTTgtgatatgtttgaatgtggtgATTTGGTACATTTGTTATAAATGAGATGTATGGCTATTGATGCTAGTTGATGAATGGCATTTTTGGTATCAATTGGTGAGAATTGGATAGGTAAATCAAATGGTATTTTTTTGCAGAAACTTACATAGAAATTAGTTGAAAAATATGGCCAATTTGagtatatggttatacatgtttaggTGTTGATTGAGGTGCCCTTTTGGACATCTTGGTTGTATGCAAAAGTACCATATTTGTATAGCTTGTGATGGCATGGTTTGGTGCACTTTGGAGTGCTTGTTTATTTATGGAAAATTGGTTTTAGGTGGATGCatgtttgggtgagaaaaatggcttggaagtggcctatttttcgtccacacgggcatgtgtcgtAGCCGGGTGTTACACACGGCCAGgcgacacagtcgtgtgtcccctgtagctttcaaagggttgcaagtcaggctattacacgacctagcacacagcttggcacacgggcgtgtaaggtcatttcgaagggtacacagcctggtacacgggcgtgtggcttggccatgtgacccaagtcaatgagttatacgggcacggacacgggctaggacacgaccaTCTGTCGCTACTTCGAATGTCTACCTGGcaacacggccatgtgacccctacagtttgaaaattttcaactttttccaaaaaaaattataagttatcGATTTAGtctcaatttatttctaatgtgtttttagggcctcgagggctcagaTATGGGACAATTGTATGTCTTTGATTGACTTTGAGATGATTGACGATGTgttgttaaatgattaaaatttttaatggtttttgaaatgtaaactccgataatgctctgtaaccctattccgacgatggatacgggttaagggtgttacatgagCAGACTACAATcaacaaataagtgtgatatctcatatcaacttattcgagcatgactatgcatttctagtcttattccatcaagaggcctaagatattgctccaaTTATGTAGGAAGGATAAATCCTTTCTTGACCAACTATATCCCACTACATGGATtctggtatatccaacatcaatctttatagtacaaccttTTATGATAGACattttgactgtatcaaaatatacaaatcacgatgttgggacaatgatgatctcaagtttaaggatcatatatatatttatcactATTAGTAATATtatgactattacataataattcaaGAACCATACTCATattgggtcagtccaatatgttgttctctaacacatactcatgtattgattttgacatccctatgtcaatgacaattctttgtcatcaatcaactacacattagtctcaatgcattattgttgtccaagcccacaataacaCTTTACTAAGGacatttttaagaataatcatattttcttaggactttattgcAATTCAGCTATTTATATTCATAGAacaagaaactgaaataatagtGGCAatatcttatattaataaacaagctAATACAAGTATGTGATTACAATAATCTCATGATtagtctttgggcatactctaacaaggGTATTATCAACTTATGTTGAAGGAGACAGATGTACCCAACATTGCTTTTAGAACCCGTTATGGCCACTATGTGTTCCTTGTAATGTCATTCGATTTGACCATTGGTTCTACTACTTTTATGGATCTTATGAATCGAGTGCTCTAACCCTTTCTTGATCAGTTCGTTGTTGTATTCATAGATGATGTTCTAGTTTATTCCAAATTCGAACATGAACATGAAGAGCACCTTAGGAAGGTTCTACAAATCCTTTGTGAAAAGAAGTTGTATGCTAAACTTAGTAAATGAGAATTCTAGCTTAAGGAGGTTATGTTTTTGGGTCATGTAGTATCCGCAGAGGGTATTCGGGTAGATCCAGAGAATATACAAGAGATCGTTGAATGGAAACGACCCAAAACTGTTTCCAAAATCcgtaatttttttagtttggcTAGGTATTACCGTAGATTTTTTGAAGGGTTTTCCTTAATAGTTGCGCCCTTAACTAAGTTGTTGAGAAAGGATGACTCGTTTAGGTGGACAGAAAGTAACAAACCAGCTTTGAAAAACTTAAGGCGGTGTTAACCCAAGCTTCTGTACTAATTCAGCTTGAATCAGGGAAAGAATATGTGGTGTACATTGATGCATCCTATACCTGCCTTGGTTGTGTGTTGATACAAGGCAGTAAAGTAATGACTTATGCAACAAGGTAGTTGAAGGAACATGAGTGCAAATACCCGACTCATGACTTAGAGTTGGTTCTATTAGTTTTTGCACTAAAGATATGGGGGCACTACTTATATGGGGAGAAGTGTTacatctacactgatcataagagccttaAATACCTTCTTACCCAAAATGAATTGAACCTTAGGTAACAAAGGTGGTTAgaactgttaaaagattatgatagTGTAATTGAATACCAACTCCAGAAAGCCAACGTTGTTGAAGATGCCTTAAGCCGGAAACAGACAACCGAATTAAGGGAAATGCTTGCTCGATTAAGTTTAGTGAATGATGGAGACTTGTTACCATAATTGCAAGTAATAGCAACCTTATTTGATGAGATCCAAGCTAAACAAACCTTAGATATAACCTTGTTACCTTGAATTAAGCAAGTAAAAGAGGGAGAGACCggtaattttaggtttaatgaTGATGACATATTGTGTTTCTAAAGAAGGTTTTGTGTACCGAATGAAAATGACTTAAGACAAACCATACTTTAGGAAGCGCATGCTAGACCTTATGCCATGCATCTTGGAGGGAACAAGATGTATTGGGATGTGAAGGAATTTTACTGGTAGCTAAGATTGAAACGAGATGTAACGAAATTTGTGGTCAAGTGCTTAATGTGTCAGCAAGTAAAAGTTTAGCATCAATTTCCTTCAGGATTGTTGCATCACATCAAAATACCACAATGGAAGTGAAAGCGAATAACGGTGGGATTTGTTAATGGGTTACccttaacacccactaagaaagattcaattTTGGTGATAGTAGATCAGTTAACTAAGTCAGCACACTTCTTAACTGTCCGCAAGGATTATTCATTATAGATGTTGGCTAAGTTATACATTTCGTGATAGTGAGGTTGCATAGGGTTCCCATATCAATTATTTTGGATCGAGATCCCCGTTTTACATCTCGATTCTAGAAGAAGTTGCAAGATTCATTGGGAACCCACTTCATTTTTAACACTCCTTTCCATTTGTAATTTGACGGGCAATCCGAGAAGGTGATACAAACTTTGGAAGATATGTTAAGAGGTTGTATTATCGAATTTCGAGGTAGTTGGGAAGAACATTTACCCTTAGCCTAATTTTCCTACAACAATAGCTTCCAATCGAGCATCCAAATGGAACCTTATGAGGCCCTATACAGACGTAAATGTTGAACTCCTTGGTGCTGGATCAAACTAGGTGAAAGAAAAGTTTTGGGTCCCGAGTTAGTGCAAGAGTCCTAGGGGAGAATCAAACTATTTCAGGAAACACTAAAAGTAACTTCCGATAGACCGAGGTCGTATGaagatttaaagagaaaagacattGAGTATAGTGTCGGTGATCAAGTCTTTATGAAAGTGTCCCCGTGGCGAAAGCTATTAAAGTTCGATCAAAAGGGTAGGTTAAGTCCACAATTCATAGGACCCTACCAAATCCTTAGAAGAATCGACCCAATTGCTTACCAGCTTAAATTACCTCCCGAACTGGACCGAATCCATGTCTTCCACGTTtctatgttgagatgttgccaTTCTGACCTTTCTCACAATGTTTCAATCAAAGAGATCGAGGTACGACCAGATTTTTCCTTTGAAGAAGAACCTATGCAAATTCTAGAACGTGATGTAAAGGTTCTAAGAAGGAAGCGACATGGGAAATGAGCTTTAATAAATAGGgctagaaatttaattaatcaccAAGAAATGAGCTTTAATCTTGATGGTTAAAAGCTTAGGATACTCCTTAGATAA of Gossypium raimondii isolate GPD5lz chromosome 3, ASM2569854v1, whole genome shotgun sequence contains these proteins:
- the LOC105795925 gene encoding uncharacterized protein LOC105795925 — translated: MCIRFEEGLNEDIKLLVGILELKEFVVLVDRAHKAEELSKEKRNVDFDARDSRKRSTGMSYQSSSKRPKEYHNLSTVSVGYSSRDRGNRRSSSKPQATSVASVGSVRDNRPECKHYNRAHYGECKLKNGACFKCSSFEHYLRDCPEKSEKEKVQTMRPSNTAARSRPPRNLENVSNSRGGTKDSTVRFEARAPAMAYTIRVLEEASALDVITGTFSIFDTDVTTLIDAGSTHLYVCTNLHEAHNGSFSVHLRSNKMYGDLKQMY